A single window of Lonchura striata isolate bLonStr1 chromosome 20, bLonStr1.mat, whole genome shotgun sequence DNA harbors:
- the PIPOX gene encoding peroxisomal sarcosine oxidase produces the protein MAAPSQPQKSTYDVIVIGAGIQGSFTAYHLAQRHKDTLLLEQFLLPHSRGSSHGQSRIIRSAYPQEYYSRMMPDCFRRWQQLEAETGTTLCRQTGLVLLGPPGAPELEACRRSLGVDEVLDSAALAQRFPGFRLPAGQVALVDSTAGVLFAGRALQAVQDVFRRHGGTLRDGEKVLHIEPGATVTVTTTAGVYKAPRLIITAGAWTGAFVEQLGLRLPLQPLRIDVCYWREKQPGSAGLGSVSPCFLTLGLSQAPHGIYGLPSIEYPGLMKVCHHHGSPTDPEKRDQAPSSAPHPDIAVLSSFISSYLPGLETQPAVMETCLYTNTPDEDFILDRHPKFSNIVIGAGFSGHGFKLAPVVGKLLCELSLGEEPSYNMAHFAITRFPGVLGAAQ, from the exons atggctgcccccagccagccccagaaGTCCACCTACGATGTCATTGTCATCGGGGCCGGCATCCAGGGCTCCTTCACTGCCTACCACCTGGCCCAGCGCCACAAGGAcactctgctgctggagcag TTCCTCCTGCCCCACTCTCGGGGCAGCTCTCACGGGCAGAGCCGCATCATCCGCAGCGCCTACCCCCAGGAGTACTACTCCCGCATGATGCCCGACTGCTTCcgccgctggcagcagctggaggccgAGACTGGCACCACCCTCTGCAg GCAGACGGgactggtgctgctggggccgCCGGGAGCGCCGGAGCTGGAGGCCTGCAGGAGGAGCCTGGGTGTTGACGAGGTCCTTGACTCCGCGGCGCTGGCCCAGCGCTTCCCTGGCTTCCGGCTGCCAGCTGGCCAGGTGGCCCTGGTGGACAGCACTGCCGGGGTGCTCTTCGCTGGCCGGGCACTGCAGGCAGTGCAG GATGTCTTTCGCCGACACGGGGGCACCCTGCGGGACGGGGAGAAGGTGCTGCACATCGAACCTGGGGCCACGGTCACTGTCACCACCACTGCTGGCGTGTACAAAGCCCCCCGGCTCATCATCACGGCTGGAGCGTGGACTGGTGCTTTCGTGGAACAGCTGGGTCTCCGCCTGCCACTGCAG CCCCTGCGCATCGATGTCTGCTACTGGAGGGAGAAGCAACCTGGGAGCGCCGGCTTGGGCAGTGTCAGTCCCTGCTTCTTGACCCTGGGGCTGAGCCAAGCCCCCCATGGCATCTACGGGCTGCCCTCCATTGAGTACCCAGGTCTGATGAAG GTGTGCCACCACCATGGCAGCCCCACTGACCCAGAGAAGCGGGATCAGGCCCCCTCGAGTGCCCCCCACCCTGACATCGCCGTTCTGAGCAGCTTCATCAGCAGCTACCTGCCCGGGCTGGAGACCCAGCCAGCGGTGATGGAGACCTGCCTCTACACG AACACTCCAGATGAAGATTTCATCCTGGACCGGCACCCCAAGTTCAGCAACATTGTTATTGGTGCTGGCTTCTCAG GCCATGGGTTCAAGCTGGCACCAGTGGTGGGGAAGTTGCTGTGTGAGCTGAGCCTGGGCGAGGAGCCATCCTACAACATGGCTCACTTTGCCATCACTCGTTTCCCCGGTGTGCTTGGGGCTGCACAGTAG